In Styela clava chromosome 10, kaStyClav1.hap1.2, whole genome shotgun sequence, the sequence TAAAATTCTATCATCTTCATGTCTTTTAGCGGGCCATGTTAAAATTATAGATGGAGTGATCTTAACTGACCTTGCGATTTAACAGCAGGGTCTACTTAAGCAaaggttaaaaaaaaacatttctgaTATGTTGACTTAAATAAAAGGTTACAATAGTCAAAAAACCTAAAACATACAAATCATTCCCCGGGACGGCTAAGAAAACGACAAAACTAACAATCAAGTATATATGGATAGATATATGACATACTTTCGCGTTTATTAAaacaacacaataaaacaagagagctacgcacaaatcagtcagtcatgacactgactaaaatccgtgttcccatggataaaaaataatacagcaaaattttagacgaaatatcaaatttcatagaattcacgcaaaattttgaaataaataaaagtaatagccttctagcgaagaaattaatctttaaccactgaaaatttcaaagcaattggtcaagtattcgaagagaaaagcgattttttaaaaacgtgtcaaagaacaagaacaacaacaacataatattgaaacgatcgttatggccactaaacgtgtccaataaatacataaatgtaCAAATGCTTGTAAATAAGCGTGATTTGAATTTCGAAATAGGCCACGGTGCGTATCCGGTGACAGGAAAATGAGACACACAGGCAGGAAAACAGCAACATGAGTATGAACGCGTTACTAAAGATACAGTAACATGTTCGGTaacaaaatgatataaaaacgaATCTTAGTCAACATATtacaatttttaccaaattttttaGGAGCGTTGATAAGATTCTTTAAGTCTGTTATTgtctacatatatatatttatacatctGTATGTATGTGTACGTGTGTACACAGAAAagatttttctaaatttcctGAAAAAATCAGAGAAACATAAATGAGATGCTATACATACTTTACACCGACGAAATAGTTTAACAGCTGATTAATGTGTTAACTATGCTGTTATGTTTTATTCACCAGATACGCAAAGCAAGTTGGTAAACGTGTTTCTCTATTTTCTTAGGAAGATAGTGaatgaatatattaaaaatgtttatgaTATCACTGACAACAATATTAAAATCGTCTTGCAGAAAATCTAATTGAAACAcaattttctacaaaatatGTACAAATGAGTGTACAGACATTATAATAAGGTGGTTCACTTCAGTACACAATACCAAATTGGCACAGCTTTTGAACCACTTGGTACATTGCATAAACGTGTTGATAAAGAGTCAATACCTAGACCCAAAACATGGTGTATCCTCTCAAAAAAGGAAGCTAAAAAGACTATAATCAAATATTATGATCATACAAATTAAGATATTACAAGATAAGTAGTTCAATTGTGCTACTGTGATATGTAATCAAGGTAATTGAGTAAAAGTTGTACTTTCATAATATTTGCTCCTAGACCGTGATGTGCTCCATCATAACTATGAACTCCTGATGTAAGACTGTAAAAATCGAGTACAGGAATATTATGAGCATCGCAATACACTTTCATTTCCTTGGaaaattgtttacaaacaaTATTACCGTTTGCCGCATGATCTGCTTTTGGTTTTAATATTCCATTGGAGTCAGGGTACATAAAAATGATATGTGGCCATCGCCTCACCTTTATAAAATTTCCGAACTGAGTATTAATTTTGTCAGAATTCTTGTAATAGTCTTCCAAATAATCGATTGCTGCACTCAAAAACTTGTTAATCGTCACTTTAGATTTACAGCCGTCGTGTCCACCCTGACCAAGTAGAATAACTGAACCCACTTTTCCTGCTAACTTTTTCACCAAACTTAAAAAGTCATTTGCAGAAGCGtgatttatatattcatttatactAATAAGTGGCGTACGAGGTCCACGAAACGGAGTTTTGTCAACGAGCATGTCTAGTATATTTCCGCCACCTGTTCTGCATTCTGTCCAGTAGAATTGATCAACACCTACACATAATTCCTTGAACTTATCATCGTAGCGTTCCAGTAAAAATCCATACGTTGGATCGGACCTTAGGGTCAAAATAAAACCTCGTGACATTTTTCTCACAAAAGAATCaccaacaaaatatatttgagagAATCGATTGACAACTTCACAAGCTTGGGCTGCCGTGTAGTTCCTTCGTCGACATGAAGAATCAAATGGAATCCAATCACTTATTTCAGCGTTATATATCTTCCTGGTATCGACGCAACTAAAATGTAATTGTTTTGCGttctataaaatttaaattggaCAAGAGGAATTACTAACCATTACCTACCTGGGGCAGTCACAAATGTTCCCACATTGACCATCATATATGTCGCTGCAACAGGGTTTTTTACTTTTTGCATCGCACCAACTTCCAGCTGGAGCTGCCCACGCATTTCCTTCCGGCTTTGACTGAACACTagaaattgaatattaaaacattattttgaaaacttccTAAACTGTCGTTTTTTTGGTAACCTTAAAAATgattttcacggtttttaaatGGGATTCAACTCAAAAACACTCAAAGTTATTTACAAAATTCGTAAACATTtctgataaaaatgaatttatattggTGCCCGCGCTTGTGTGGTTATATTGCTTATCTTCCCGACCAAAATGCGGCGTCGCATTTACTAATCAACATCCCATTGTCAATAAAGATGTTATCAACAGTTGACATAAACATCGAAATAATAGAATTACAAACTTCCAGCAAAGCAACTTGGTGGAAAGTATTCCATCAAGTGGGAAATCGTTGAAACCAgcttttcaaagcaatttggtTGGCAATTGTGAATAAAACTGAGATCTAGGATTGAGAgtcattttttgaataaaaattttcttatgTTATTCCGACTCTGTGGATTGCCATGTTTTGTTGAGGGAAATACTGAAATGTTATCAACAATACGATAAATTATATTCGAGATAAAGACTATTCTGCAATGTGAAGTTTAATCAATATCTCAATTGATCTACTGCAAGCCTGGACAAAACTACAAAGGCAAAAAAACTAAGAATTTTCATGAAAGTATTTACTTATTAAATCCACACTTGTTATCATCTCTCCACAATCGTGTATGTATTCCTCGTTCAATGCGAAATTCAGCTAAATAggaatccaattttttttcttcattcagTAATTTCTCATATTCTTGCTCACTTACATTATAACTATAGATCATTTTCACCCACTGACCATTGCTCAAATTATACAAGATGTTTTCACAAAACAGATGATTGTATGTCAAGTTCACTGTTTGGTTCTCCGTGTAATCTTCATGCAACACAAGTTTCGAAATAGCAGGTGGACTATAAGATAGATAAATGAAGTATGAGGATAGACAAACAACTACAATCCCAAAAATAAAGCGATAGCTGGAAACCAATCGTTGTGACATTGTATACTTTCTAAAATGGTAAAAACCGAATTTTAAATAGGTGTAGTGGTAGGACAATATAATTAATcagataaaaaaattattgtatatGAGTAACGGTTAAAAGTACTGTTTGCGGTATTTCCTTGGCTAGGTAGTTGAAAATTAGAATCCCATTCAACCTTTCACTAATATTATTCTAGTTGCCGGTATACAAATCAGCTACTAAATATTGCTATCTCTAATACATTGGTTGCGGCTATTACTCGGCGTGATACGAATACGACAAATATCtacaataaaaagaaaatagcGTTCGTCGCGGATGCTTGATCATTAAGAAATTTTTAAGATAGAGATTTGATGATTACCTATGTAGATCTACAGCTTTTCGATCTTATCGACAAGAAGGTCGATATTAAATATAGATATTTGTAACTGCAGATATGTATAAATCGAAATCTGCTCTGTGATAAAAATTATATCTGCCCAAAAACGTGTTACGTCTCTTAAACGTTATTAGTACTCAATGTATAGCTCACTTTTTGCATCGCACCAGCTTTCAGCTGAAATTGCTCACGCACTTCCTTCCAACTTTCTCTGAACCCTAGAACgtgatttgatattttatgcTTCGATGCCTAGAAAACTGAATTAAAACTTGATCGCCTGAGCAATGTAGTTTCAGATAGCATTGGCAGGATTTTTTGAAGTTTACACTCATTATATAATACCGACAAAGTTTACTAAAAGTTATTAGGCTAGCTGACTTcgcaagaaatattttaaaacatatttttgaaaacttcCCAAACTGACGTTCATTTAGTAACATTGAAAATTCTCTTCATGGTTAATAAATGAGGATTAAATTCGAAAAACACTGAAAGTTATTCCTAAAAAAATCTTAAACATTTCTACtagaaatgaatttatattgcTACCCGCGCTTGTATGGTTACCCTCGTTATCGAAAGACCGCGTCGCATCTATTCATCTAGACCGCATTGTCAATAAAGATGTTAGATACTGTTGACACAAACAAACCGTTTGGGCAAgcttattattgaaatttggtcagcaaaacaaataaaacagaGATACAGGATTAGgagtaattttttgaaaatatatccatttgAGTTTTTTTGACTCTGCGGATTGCcatgttttattgaatttaatattgGGATGTTATCAGCAATACGATAAATTATAATCGGGGAAAGGACTATTTTGCAATATCAAGCCTAATCAATATCTCAAATGATGTACTGCAAGTCAGGACGAAATTCACAACGGCCTAAAAATATAAGAATTGTCATAAAAGTATTTACTTATTTAATCCAAACTGGTTATCATCTCTTCATATTC encodes:
- the LOC120337696 gene encoding uncharacterized protein LOC120337696 isoform X2; this translates as MIYSYNVSEQEYEKLLNEEKKLDSYLAEFRIERGIHTRLWRDDNKCGFNNVQSKPEGNAWAAPAGSWCDAKSKKPCCSDIYDGQCGNICDCPSCVDTRKIYNAEISDWIPFDSSCRRRNYTAAQACEVVNRFSQIYFVGDSFVRKMSRGFILTLRSDPTYGFLLERYDDKFKELCVGVDQFYWTECRTGGGNILDMLVDKTPFRGPRTPLISINEYINHASANDFLSLVKKLAGKVGSVILLGQGGHDGCKSKVTINKFLSAAIDYLEDYYKNSDKINTQFGNFIKVRRWPHIIFMYPDSNGILKPKADHAANGNIVCKQFSKEMKVYCDAHNIPVLDFYSLTSGVHSYDGAHHGLGANIMKVQLLLNYLDYISQ
- the LOC120337696 gene encoding uncharacterized protein LOC120337696 isoform X1 gives rise to the protein MSQRLVSSYRFIFGIVVVCLSSYFIYLSYSPPAISKLVLHEDYTENQTVNLTYNHLFCENILYNLSNGQWVKMIYSYNVSEQEYEKLLNEEKKLDSYLAEFRIERGIHTRLWRDDNKCGFNNVQSKPEGNAWAAPAGSWCDAKSKKPCCSDIYDGQCGNICDCPSCVDTRKIYNAEISDWIPFDSSCRRRNYTAAQACEVVNRFSQIYFVGDSFVRKMSRGFILTLRSDPTYGFLLERYDDKFKELCVGVDQFYWTECRTGGGNILDMLVDKTPFRGPRTPLISINEYINHASANDFLSLVKKLAGKVGSVILLGQGGHDGCKSKVTINKFLSAAIDYLEDYYKNSDKINTQFGNFIKVRRWPHIIFMYPDSNGILKPKADHAANGNIVCKQFSKEMKVYCDAHNIPVLDFYSLTSGVHSYDGAHHGLGANIMKVQLLLNYLDYISQ
- the LOC120337696 gene encoding uncharacterized protein LOC120337696 isoform X3; this translates as MSQRLVSSYRFIFGIVVVCLSSYFIYLSYSPPAISKLVLHEDYTENQTVNLTYNHLFCENILYNLSNGQWVKMIYSYNVSEQEYEKLLNEEKKLDSYLAEFRIERGIHTRLWRDDNKCGFNNVQSKPEGNAWAAPAGSWCDAKSKKPCCSDIYDGQCGNICDCPSCVDTRKIYNAEISDWIPFDSSCRRRNYTAAQACEVVNRFSQIYFVGDSFVRKMSRGFILTLRSDPTYGFLLERYDDKFKELCVGVDQFYWTECRTGGGNILDMLVDKTPFRGPRTPLISINEYINHASANDFLSLVKKLAGKVGSVILLGQGGHDGCKSKVTINKFLSAAIDYLEDYYKNSDKINTQFGNFIKSYIRSS